The following are from one region of the Salmo trutta chromosome 22, fSalTru1.1, whole genome shotgun sequence genome:
- the LOC115158770 gene encoding beta-1,3-galactosyltransferase 2, translating to MQWRRWHYCPIKMTWTVKRSLFRTHVAGLLSLALLFTLFLFFSHQDWLPGRTGPRDNPLAYTVRGFRTARAEANQSLSLRSLWKETGYVPPKPHLNISSQQAEGGGGGGAMMGVTGLENSMSANNSLQQEMGVGGRLNAQPYRYILNQPFKCRDRTPFLVLLIAAEPGQADARNAIRQTWGNESVAMGLSFVRLFLLGLGRSSDSYTQTAIEEESRVHNDIIQQDYQDTYYNLTIKTLMGINWVASHCPQARYVMKTDSDMFVNTEYLIQKLLKPELPPRQSYFTGYLMRGYAPNRNKDSKWYMPPELYPSERYPIFCSGTGYVFSGDMAERIYQASLSIRRLHLEDVYVGICLAKLRIDPTPPPNEFLFNHWRVSYSSCKYSHLITSHQFQPNELVKYWNHLQSNKHNACINMAKEKNGKYRHRKYHAERPQ from the coding sequence ATGCAGTGGAGACGTTGGCACTACTGCCCCATCAAGATGACCTGGACCGTGAAGCGCTCGCTCTTCCGGACCCACGTGGCGGGCCTCCTGTCCCTGGCCCTCCTCTTCACACTCTTCCTTTTCTTTAGCCACCAGGACTGGCTGCCGGGCCGGACCGGGCCCCGGGACAACCCCCTGGCCTACACCGTCAGGGGCTTCCGCACGGCCAGGGCCGAAGCAAACCAGAGCCTGAGTCTGCGGAGCCTGTGGAAGGAGACGGGCTACGTGCCTCCCAAGccccatctcaacatcagctcCCAGCAGGCTGAGGGGGGCGGTGGTGGAGGCGCCATGATGGGCGTGACGGGACTGGAGAACTCAATGAGTGCCAACAACAGTTTACAGCAGGAAATGGGCGTGGGAGGGAGGCTCAATGCCCAGCCCTATCGCTACATCCTCAACCAGCCCTTCAAGTGCAGAGACAGAACCCCGTTCCTGGTGCTGCTTATCGCTGCAGAGCCAGGCCAGGCAGACGCCAGGAATGCCATCCGGCAGACGTGGGGCAACGAGAGCGTGGCCATGGGCCTGAGCTTCGTCCGACTCTTCCTGCTGGGTTTGGGGCGTAGCTCAGACTCGTACACCCAGACCGCCATCGAGGAGGAGAGCCGGGTCCACAATGACATCATCCAGCAGGACTACCAGGACACATACTACAACCTCACCATCAAAACCCTGATGGGCATTAACTGGGTGGCCAGCCACTGCCCCCAAGCGCGCTATGTCAtgaagacagacagtgacatgttTGTCAACACGGAGTATCTCATCCAGAAGCTGCTGAAGCCAGAGCTCCCGCCCAGACAGAGCTACTTCACTGGCTATCTGATGAGGGGCTACGCGCCCAACCGCAACAAGGACAGCAAGTGGTACATGCCTCCTGAGCTGTACCCTAGTGAGAGGTACCCCATCTTCTGCTCGGGGACAGGGTACGTGTTCTCCGGAGACATGGCGGAGAGGATCTACCAGGCATCTCTGAGCATACGGAGGCTGCACCTGGAGGACGTTTACGTTGGCATCTGCCTGGCCAAGCTCCGCATCGACCCCACGCCGCCGCCCAACGAGTTCCTCTTCAACCACTGGAGGGTGTCTTACTCCAGCTGTAAGTACAGCCACCTCATCACCTCCCACCAGTTCCAGCCCAACGAACTGGTGAAATACTGGAACCACCTGCAGAGCAACAAGCACAACGCCTGCATCAACATGGCCAAGGAGAAGAATGGGAAGTATAGACACAGGAAGTACCACGCAGAGAGACCTCAGTGA